A genomic stretch from Maniola hyperantus chromosome 22, iAphHyp1.2, whole genome shotgun sequence includes:
- the LOC138403885 gene encoding uncharacterized protein: IDGKHIRIVCPSNSGSLFFNYKQFFSIVLLAVVDANRKFITIDVGSYGKEGDAGIFMKSDLFKKIQNGQLKIPPPTKLPEADIEMPYVFVGDDAFSLTNYMMKPYSKNHASQDRSKRIFNYRLSRARRTSENAFGILCQRFRIFFSPIAVNPRVVDKLVMSACIIHNMMSSLIIHDSDRNTLEMPSENVIPMARIPGRGYNINGSVTRDLFKQYFNSDRGSVPWQDSEVDRTS; the protein is encoded by the coding sequence ATAGATGGTAAGCACATACGCATCGTGTGCCCAAGTAACAGCGGGtccttattttttaattataagcaGTTTTTTTCTATTGTTTTACTTGCCGTGGTCGATGCGAATCgaaaatttataacaatagaTGTTGGTTCTTATGGCAAAGAAGGTGACGCAGGCATATTTATGAAATCtgatttatttaagaaaattcaaaatgggCAGCTAAAGATTCCCCCGCCAACAAAGTTGCCGGAAGCTGACATAGAAATGCCTTATGTTTTCGTAGGTGATGATGCATTTAGTCTCACCAACTATATGATGAAACCATACTCAAAAAATCATGCGTCTCAAGATAGGTCAAAACGAATTTTCAACTACCGCCTTAGTAGAGCAAGAAGAACATCTGAAAATGCTTTTGGCATATTATGTCAAcgatttcgaatatttttttcaccTATTGCAGTAAACCCTCGTGTCGTAGACAAGTTGGTTATGTCAGCTTGTATCATCCATAATATGATGAGTTCTTTGATCATACACGATTCAGACAGAAATACTCTTGAAATGCCTTCTGAAAATGTAATTCCTATGGCGCGTATACCGGGAAGAGGTTATAATATAAATGGTTCGGTGACACGTGACTTATTCAAGCAGTATTTCAACAGTGATCGTGGTAGTGTACCTTGGCAAGACAGTGAAGTAGATAGGACAAGTTAA
- the LOC117992999 gene encoding uncharacterized protein, which translates to MRQYNFTPDRIINLDETGISTVLSTPKVIAGRKQRQVGQIVSAERGELVTFCGIITATGSSLPPVYVFPRVHYKDHFLNGAPDGSLGLANRSGWMTSELFIRVLKHIQRLTSSNKDNPILIICDNHESHISIEAVNYCRDNGIVYLSLPPHTSHKLQPLDVSVFGPFKGKLKIAFNDWHIQNVGKTLTIYNIAELSKLAYLESFTPKNIIGGFSKPGIWPINKLVFGDDDFAPIDIFSTGYHDLTDENTHKTQDLHFVDSETTQNNEVVDREQNKTPTLDTDPISVSDADDSLHVSSSQAMLTPDVVRPYPKKAITDSVLKRKGREKGRSRIYTDTPEKNRLESLRNEKDRKRELQKAKQHAKELKTAKNLLGLTEPKKKKRVTSLPAEIDSDSSLDEVVMTSDSEDIEMPSESEEEVINEEPVNPEHINIGDFLLIKFEKKKTVIHYVAKVVFKYNVTEYEVSYLRKKTGSYKFIFPIVEDKASVDVRDVVLQLPKPTFSKGTSRTSSLYSFSVGLTRYNIQ; encoded by the coding sequence ATGAGACAGTACAATTTTACACCCGATCGAATAATAAACTTAGATGAAACAGGCATAAGCACAGTTCTTTCTACTCCTAAAGTTATTGCTGGAagaaaacaaagacaggtgggACAAATAGTTTCTGCAGAACGCGGAGAGTTAGTTACTTTCTGTGGTATTATTACTGCTACTGGTTCTTCTCTTCCTCCAGTTTATGTCTTTCCAAGAGTTCACTACAAAGATCACTTCCTAAATGGAGCTCCTGATGGAAGTCTAGGGTTGGCAAACAGAAGCGGCTGGATGACATCAGAATTGTTTATAAGAGTTTTGAAACACATTCAACGCCTTACTTCGAGCAATAAAGATAACCCAATTCTAATCATTTGTGACAACCACGAATCGCACATTTCAATAGAAGCTGTTAACTACTGTCGTGACAACGGTATTGTTTATTTGAGTCTGCCCCCACACACGTCACACAAATTGCAACCGCTTGATGTCAGTGTGTTCGGACCCTTCAAAGGCAAATTGAAGATAGCTTTCAACGACTGGCACATTCAAAATGTTGGAAAGACTTTGACCATATACAACATTGCTGAACTGTCAAAATTAGCATATTTGGAATCATTTACACCAAAGAATATCATAGGTGGTTTTTCCAAACCTGGAATTTGGCCAATTAATAAACTGGTATTTGGGGACGACGACTTTGCACCGATAGACATTTTCAGCACAGGTTATCACGATTTGACAGATGAGAACACTCACAAAACACAAGATTTACATTTTGTAGACTCGGAAACAACTCAAAATAATGAAGTTGTTGATAgagaacaaaataaaactccTACTTTGGATACCGACCCAATTTCAGTGTCTGATGCTGACGATTCTCTACATGTTTCTTCATCACAGGCTATGCTTACTCCTGACGTAGTTAGACCTTATCCAAAAAAGGCGATTACTGACAGTgtcttaaaaagaaaaggaagagAAAAGGGACGATCAAGAATATACACTGACACACCAGAAAAAAATAGATTAGAAAGCTTACGTAATGAAAAGGACAGGAAAAGAGAATTACAAAAAGCAAAACAGCATGCAAAAGAATTGAAAACAGCGAAAAATCTGTTGGGGTTAACTGAgccaaaaaagaaaaagagagtaactTCTTTGCCTGCAGAAATAGATTCCGATTCTAGTCTAGATGAAGTCGTGATGACGAGTGATAGTGAAGACATTGAAATGCCATCGGAATCAGAAGAAGAGGTAATTAATGAAGAACCAGTTAATCCTGAACACATAAATATTGGAGATTTCCTACTAATTAAGTTTGAGAAGAAGAAAACTGTGATTCACTACGTTGCCAAAGTCGTATTTAAGTATAATGTGACAGAATATGAAGTATCATATCTCAGAAAAAAAACAGGGTCTTATAAGTTCATATTTCCAATTGTGGAAGACAAAGCAAGTGTGGATGTTAGAGATGTAGTTTTGCAATTACCAAAACCAACTTTCTCCAAAGGCACATCTCGAACATCGTCGCTTTATTCATTTTCGGTAGGTTTAACTCGATATAATATCCAGTAG
- the LOC138403886 gene encoding LOW QUALITY PROTEIN: uncharacterized protein (The sequence of the model RefSeq protein was modified relative to this genomic sequence to represent the inferred CDS: inserted 2 bases in 2 codons) produces MADFDARQSNVSGANKRKKQVQLQVLKENDEKHMAKNIFQHLKKSFLQFLLLVPSDTFKANFQNLKFGRKRTDTCATCDLLNALAKSNGPNKDTNATKLRLHQCKANRAMDTLKRDVARSQMPGSLICTATMDLQQFQICKILIIRMLKAWXSSCTTVSVLKQQTLTSCLTNIKSFGDTGIKRGQITNAIVFMIAKDGLPLNTVEKTGFRYLMKVVAPLYKVPARKTMIDDKYDINMTEKWGITSNKVVAFITDNGANIVKAVTNVYGKNKHMPCCAHTLNLVASKPFDNKDGLEVAKNLLTAVKDITTYFKHNTNAADSLKKAQGHQTKPLGLXSVCVYQMEFCFLSIGTIC; encoded by the exons ATGGCCGACTTCGACGCGCGTCAGTCCAATGTAAGTGGTgcaaataaaaggaaaaaacagGTTCAACTTCAAGTTTTGAAAGAAAACGACGAAAAACACATGGCCAAGAATATATTTCAACATCTGAAAAAGTCATTCCTGCAGTTTCTGCTCCTGGTCCCGAG CGACACCTTTAAGGCTAATTTccaaaatttgaaatttggtcGGAAACGTACAGATACTTGTGCAACATGTGATCTACTTAACGCTCTAGCAAAATCCAATGGCCCTAATAAAGATACAAATGCTACCAAGCTACGTCTTCATCAATGCAAGGCAAATAGAGCAATGGACACTTTGAAGAGAGATGTGGCGAGGTCCCAGATGCCTGGAAGCCTTATATGTACTGCAACTATGGATCTCCAACAA TTCCAGATTTGCAAAATATTGATAATTCGGATGCTGAAAGCGT CTTCTTCTTGTACCACTGTATCAGTCTTAAAACAGCAAACATTGACATCTTGCTTAACAAATATAAAATCATTTGGAG atacTGGTATTAAGCGTGGTCAAATAACCAATGCAATAGTCTTCATGATCGCAAAAGATGGGTTGCCTTTAAATACTGTGGAAAAAACAGGATTTCGATATTTAATGAAAGTAGTGGCACCACTTTATAAAGTTCCAGCCAGAAAAACAATGATTGACGATAAATATGA TATCAATATGACGGAAAAATGGGGCATCACAAGTAACAAAGTGGTAGCGTTTATCACGGACAATGGCGCTAATATCGTTAAAGCTGTCACAAATGTTTATGGCAAAAATAAACACATGCCATGTTGTGCCCATACATTAAACCTAGTAGCATCAAAACCATTTGACAATAAGGATGGACTGGAAGTAGCCAAGAATTTACTAACAGCTGTCAAAGATATTACCAcatattttaaacataatacaAATGCTGCTGATTCTTTAAAGAAAGCTCAGGGTCATCAAACAAAGCCTTTGGGGC GTTCAGTCTGTGTGTACCAGATGGAATTCTGTTTTTTATCAATTGGAACGATTTGTTGA